ggTGGCAATGAGGGAGACCTACTCTTAGCAGCCTCTCAGCaccctcccagccccacccctgcaggACCCCTTTGCCTGCCCAGCCTTCTCCCTGCACAGGGACTCCAATTAGAaatagctctaaaaaaaaaaaaaagaaagaaagaaagaaatagctctAAAATTAGGGCCTGGGAGGATTAAGTGGGGAGAAGTTGctggaatgttttcattttctttcctcaaaaATTCTCTGAGGCCTCTGAAAGCCCAGGGCTTTTGAACAAGGAGAAGTCAGCTCCCAGAGACCCCACAGCCCCTCAGTTACCCCCAAGCCCTCCCAGACCCCTGGGGACAGGCAGCAGGCAGTGACAGACACTCAGCACCATAGGCAGGGCACTGCCACGTACCTGGGCCTGGCCAGTGCTAAGCCTGTGGGCACCCAGTGAGCATGGAGAAAGCTCGGAGAGGCTGCCCAGGGAGTGCTGCACTGTGGGCTCAGTGGACGGCCCCATGACACACAGACAACGCAGCAAGGCTTCATTCAAGGGGTTTATTTTATCACTTGGGAAATGGGGGGCCAGAGAAAGTAGAGACTGGGCAGGGTGGGGCGGCAGGACCTGATGGGGTAGCGGGGCCTGGGTGCATGGTGGGGCCAGGGTGGACAGGGCGGCGGGGCTGGGCAGGCCTAGTTGCAGTAGTTCTCCAGCTGGTACAaggagcagatgctggtgcaACACTGCTCCACAATGCCGCGCTTCTGTGGTGGCACATCCAGGGCCAGGGGCTGCAGGTCGCCCGTGATGGGGCTCCCGCCCAGCCCCACCTGCCCCACTGCTGGGTGGGCAGAGCCAGAGGAGGCCCCAGCACAGCGTGAGGCCAAGAGAGACACAAGGTGACGCCATTAGGGAGAGAGCACGCACCTGCCCACAGCCCAGGGTCTCTGCTGGGCAGGGACAGGTGGCCCCCAAGCCAGCACATACTGCTGCCTCTCCCCACCCAGGGCAGGGCCACAGTGGACAAGAGCGTGTGGAGTGTGACAAGTGTGACAAGTGGAGCGTGACAAGAGCCCATTGGTACTGTCCTCATAGCCACCTCCTGACTCCTTGCTGCTTGCTGGAGCCCCTGGATTGGGGCCCTGGCCTACTCCTGCTGGCTGGGCCCTCATCAGAGATTACCCACAGGCATGCAGGAGGGTGCCAGGTTGCCCTGAGACCACCCGCCCCCAAGATGCTGCCGTCATCCGGCAAGGGCCGAGAAACGGGCTGGGGACGTTTGTTTGAGAGGTTAGGTGCTGGCGGCAGGGGTGATGGCACCCTCGAAGGTGCCATcagggcctcagcctcccaaagcctaCACTGTCCTCAAGCTAAGACTCTCAAGCTGGTCACTTTCAAGCTGTGAGCTAGAGAActcccttttgtttttaaagaagccAGCCTGGCTCTCTACAAGTGGCAGGTTTCTGCCACCTCTGCCCTTGCGAGGGGTGGGGGAGTGTGCTGGGGGGGGCTCACCCTGGGGGTCCTCCATGTCCCGGCGGGCCTTGGGCGTGTAGAAGAAGCCCCGCTCCCCGCATACCAGGTAGAGCGCCTCCACCAGGTGGGAGCCGCACAGGTGCTGGTTGACAAAGGCGGAGGCAGGCTGGGGCCCCCAGAGGGCCAGCAGGGCCAGCAGGGGCAGAAGGCGCATCCACAGGGCCATGGTGGGGATACAGGGACCTGGGGAAGTGTGGAGCTGAGGCCAGCGCCACCAGAAGCCCTGTCCTGGGAGCCCCTGCTTGTCCCCTGAGCATTCCAAAAGAGAAGCCCATGTCCCCCCCATGTCCTTCCACCCCTTGCAGAGCTTGGGCCTGGGATCCCGCCACCCCAGAGCCCCCTGGTCAGGCAGCTTTGGGCCCAAGCTGACACAGAGGCTACCAGCACAGACCTGCTTCTTGGCCACCTGGGAATACAGCTGGTCCTGCAGGGCTGGGGACTGCCTGGAGCTGCTGACTTTATAGCCCCGAGCTCACCTCCCCTACCCATGAGCCCTGTTGCCTAGCCCATTAGGGCCTAGGGGGTCAGCAGATGGCTGGGGGCTGAGGCTGCAGTTTCTGGGTCATTTCCCTGGTACTGGGCCTGCAGGAACATCTCCTTAGTCGTCAGCACCTCTCGCTGGGGGCCAGTCGATCATTAGTGTCTTAACGAGGAGCCTGATGGCCAGAGCTGTCCTTGTCGCAGCTGGGGGCTACATCTCCAGGAGAGCaacacccagcccagcctgcatGAGCTGTTTTCCACATTAGTCGGgcagagtttgaagctgcagggGGTAGGGGTGTCTTTGGGCCACTGTCCTGGACCCCTCATGgatggtgtgtgtgggggtgctCTCCCTGCTCACTGCGTGTGGCCCCCCCCATCCCAGGACAGCAGTCCCAGCTAGGGCCCTGGAGTGACAGAACTGAGTACACACCACAGTGGCCCCGACGGGTGCACCAACATGCATCTTCAATGACAGAGCGGCAGGTCCCCTCTGCACGGCCATCTGGCTTCCCACATATGCCACACACTGCCCAGGCACCCTCCTGGTCCCCAACCCTCTTCCAGGGGTTGGGACCATCTCCCATCTTCTGGCCAGTCCCTCCAACTCCATCTCACGCCTCGTGTGTCATATAGGCTCACTCCCAGGCCCCACAGTCCCTCGGGACAGCCACTTGGAGGTCCAGCCTAACCATTGGGAATGTCTGGACACTAAGCCTCCCCTGCCTGTACCTCCAACCAGTTCTTACTGCCTGTGTGAGGTCCTTTTAGAGGCTCCACTGAGGTCTCCTGGGGGCCAGGGAATAGGATGGGTCGGGGCTTCCTGTTCCCTGCCCTTTAGTTCCTGCT
This is a stretch of genomic DNA from Nycticebus coucang isolate mNycCou1 chromosome 14, mNycCou1.pri, whole genome shotgun sequence. It encodes these proteins:
- the INS gene encoding insulin, which produces MALWMRLLPLLALLALWGPQPASAFVNQHLCGSHLVEALYLVCGERGFFYTPKARRDMEDPQVGQVGLGGSPITGDLQPLALDVPPQKRGIVEQCCTSICSLYQLENYCN